The Euphorbia lathyris chromosome 2, ddEupLath1.1, whole genome shotgun sequence genome includes a window with the following:
- the LOC136219151 gene encoding fimbrin-1-like, protein MSKPKAKFLSVHAPDQSIQSQFTQVELRSLTTKYLAARTQNGKVTGADLPPFMVRLKAFNSVFDEEEIEGILSESFSDMSSEIDFEGFLKAYLNLQSRVTEKSGQPKQTSSFLKATTNSIIQSINVSERACYVAHINSYLGDDPFLKQFLPLDPSTNDLFNLVRDGVLLCKLINVAVAGTIDERAINTKRVLNPWERNENHTLCLNSAKAIGCTVVNTGPQDLVEGRPHLVLGLISQIIKIQLLADLSLKKTPQLVELVEDNNDVEELMSLAPEKLLLKWMNFHLKKGGYEKTVSNFSSDLKDGKAYSFLLNVLAPEHCNPAALDVKDSKDRAKLVIDHAEKMNCKRYLKPEDIMEGSPNLNLAFVAQIFHHRNGLSTDSSKYSFAERMTEDVQTSREERCFRLWINSLGIGTYVNNVFEDVRNGWILLEVLDKVSPGSVNWKQASKPPIKMPFRKVENCNQAVKLGRQLKFSLVNVGGNDIVQGNKKLILAFLWQLMRYNMLQLLNNLRAHSQGKEVTDTDILKWVNRKVRSSGRTSQTESFKDRSLSNGIFFLELLSAVEPRVVNWNLVTKGEIDDEKRLNATYIISVARKLGCSIFLLPEDIMEVNQKMILTLAASIMYWSLQKAIEEGVSSPIHSNGVATPEASPAPSVSGEDESPSIGTELSNLSMDDAASDTTVSSLIENEEALTGE, encoded by the exons ATGTCGAAGCCCAAGGCAAAGTTTTTGAGCGTTCACGCCCCTGATCAATCGATCCAGAGTCAGTTCACACAGGTTGAGCTTCGCAGCCTCACAACTAAA TATTTGGCAGCACGGACTCAAAATGGCAAAGTGACAGGTGcagatttgcctccgtttatGGTGAGATTAAAAGCTTTTAATTCAGTATTTGATGAAGAGGAGATTGAAGGAATCCTGAGTGAGTCATTTTCTGACATGAGCAGTGAGATTGATTTTGAAGGCTTCCTCAAG GCATACCTGAATTTGCAAAGTCGAGTTACAGAAAAATCAGGCCAACCAAAGCAGACGTCATCATTCCTTAAGGCCACAACCAACTCCATTATTCAATCAATTAATGTATCAGAGAGAGCATGTTATGTTGCTCACATAAACAGCTATCTTGGAGATGATCCATTTCTGAAGCAGTTTCTTCCCTTAGATCCATCCACAAATGATTTATTCAATCTTGTCAGAGATGGAGTACTTTTATG CAAGCTTATTAATGTTGCTGTGGCCGGTACAATAGATGAACGAGCTATCAACACAAAGCGGGTTCTTAATCCATGGGAGAGAAATGAAAATCATACTCTTTGCCTGAATTCTGCTAAGGCTATTGGTTGCACTGTGGTCAACACTGGTCCTCAGGACTTGGTGGAAGGAAGA CCTCATTTGGTACTTGGGTTGATTTCTCAAATTATAAAG ATTCAACTGTTAGCAGATCTCAGCCTTAAGAAGACGCCTCAGCTTGTGGAATTGGTGGAGGATAACAAT GATGTTGAGGAGCTTATGTCATTGGCTCCTGAAAAGCTTTTATTGAAATGGATGAATTTCCACTTGAAAAAAGGAGGAtatgagaaaacagtttcaaatTTTTCATCTGATCTGAAG GATGGAAAGGCTTATTCCTTCCTGCTTAATGTTCTTGCTCCAGAACACTGCAATCCAGCAGCATTGGATGTTAAGGACTCCAAGGATAGGGCTAAACTTGTTATTGACCATGCAGAGAAGATGAACTGCAAGAGATATCTAAAACCAGAGGATATAATGGAGGGCTCACCAAATCTGAATCTCGCGTTTGTGGCACAAATATTTCATCATAG GAATGGTCTTTCTACAGATAGCAGTAAGTATTCCTTTGCAGAGAGAATGACGGAAGATGTGCAAACATCTAGAGAAGAGAGATGCTTCCGACTATGGATCAACAGTCTTGGTATTGGTACTTATGTCAACAATGTGTTTGAGGATGTTAGAAATGG TTGGATACTCCTAGAAGTACTTGATAAAGTCTCTCCTGGATCTGTGAACTGGAAGCAGGCGTCAAAGCCTCCAATTAAGATGCCGTTTAGAAAAGTAGAAAACTGCAATCAAGCTGTAAAGCTTGGAAGGCAACTGAAATTTTCTCTCGTTAATGTTGGTGGAAATGATATTGTACAAGGAAATAAGAAGCTCATTCTTG CTTTTTTATGGCAGTTGATGAGATATAATATGCTTCAACTCCTGAATAACTTGAGAGCTCACTCTCAAGGGAAAGAAGTAACTGATACAGATATTTTGAAGTGGGTGAACAGGAAGGTTAGAAGTTCGGGCAGAACTTCTCAAACTGAGTCTTTTAAG GACAGGAGCTTATCAAATGGGATTTTCTTCCTCGAACTTCTTAGTGCAGTAGAGCCTAGGGTGGTAAATTGGAACCTTGTTACCAAGGGTGAAATTG aCGATGAGAAGAGATTGAACGCTACATATATAATCAGTGTTGCAAGGAAACTTGGCTGTTCCATTTTCTTACTGCCTGAGGATATCATGGAG GTAAACCAGAAGATGATTCTGACTTTGGCAGCTAGCATAATGTACTGGAGCCTGCAAAAGGCAATAGAAGAGGGAGTTTCGTCTCCAATTCACTCAAATGGCGTTGCAACACCTGAGGCATCTCCAGCACCCTCTGTTTCTGGTGAAGATGAGAGCCCTTCCATTGGGACTGAACTTTCGAATTTAAGCATGGATGATGCTGCCTCGGATACTACAGTGTCCTCGCTTATTGAAAACGAGGAAGCACTGACAGGAGAATAA